Below is a window of Candidatus Omnitrophota bacterium DNA.
CTACGGCAAACTCGAATCGGATATTTTAGGAGGGGGCAGGGCTTCTAATTCCTGCCCCAAGGCCACCCGCAAGGCCGTGAAGCAGGGAATTGACCGGATCCATAAGAGCGGCCGTACTTTCAATTACCTGTTTAACGGCACGTGCGCCGGCAATCAGGAGACATCCCGGCAGTTCATCCGGGAATTCGCGAAACAACTGCAATGGCTGCGGGATCTGCAGGTGGATTCTGTCACGGTTTCCCTGCCTTTTATTTTTGAATTCATCAAAAAAAACTTTCCCGGTATTAAACTCAGTGTTTCCGCTAACGCTTATGTGGATAACGAGGAAAAGGCCAGATTCTGGGAAGGCCTGGGAGCGGACAGGATCACCCTGGATGCCTTTACACTTAATCGGGATTTTAAACGCATCGCGAAGATACGCAAAGCGGTCAAATGCCGTTTGCAGGTTATCGCGAATAACGGATGCCTTTGCGAATGCCCTTTCGCCGCCTGCCACGGGCTGGCAGCTGCTCACGCCTCGGAAAAAGGCCATATCTCCAAGGGGTTCCTGGTAGATTTCTACAAGCTTATGTGCGTGTATACGAGGGTGAAAGAACCGGCCCGCTATTTGAGGTGCGATTGGATCCGGCCGGAGGACGTTCATCTGTATGAAGGACTGGGGATCGATTCGCTAAAGCTGGTCACCAGGGGGTTGCCGACCGGTATCCTGGCTAAGATCGTTCACGCCTATTCCCGGCGGCGCTACCAGGGCAACTTGCTGGACCTTGTCTTTAGCCATCCCAAGCAGGTTAATTATAACAAGTTCTCTTTATTGTATGTGCTGAAATACTTTTTTCATCCCCTGCGGATCAATATCTTTAAACTCAAGCAATTCAAGGCGATGGCCGATGGATTGAAAGATCTTGTTTATATCGATAACCGCAAGCTTGACGGTTTCCTGCTTTCTTTGCAGGACAAGGATTGCCATAAAACCCCATGCGCGGAATGCGGCTGGTGCGCTCAGAAAGCGCGGGAAACGGTCAGAGTTGATTTGAGCCGCGCTGAGGCCGCGTTAAAGATTGTCGAGAATATCCGGGAGGAATTCCTGTCGGGGAGTATGTTTTCTTACTCGGCGCGGCCGTCCGGCGGCGAAAAATAAAGGTATAGATAATGGAATACAGCGTGCCTGTTTATTGGAACGGAGATTATATCCGGTCGTTACTCGCGGTTGATCGGCAACACAGGATAAAAGAGGCGTATGGCATCCCGGCCGGGCGCGAAGGCTGCCTGTCGATCCTGCCTTTATCGCGGCAGGGGATCAGGTTCAACTGTCTCCTTGACGCGTTGTGCATGGATAACCTTGAGTTTGCCAGCCGGGGACAAAGGAAAATAACCGCGCTTTTGGATTCATTCGTCGAGGCCGGGGCGGGCGCGGTCACTGTGGCCAATCCTTATCTGGCGATGTTGATCAAAAAAAGGTATCCCGGGTTATCTATCGTCGTTTCCGCGGCCGCGAATATCAATACTCCGGCCAGGGCCAATTTCTGGGAATCATTAGGCGTTGACGCGATCACCCTCCCCGGACCGGTCTGGAATCATGATCTCGCGGCGCTCAATACCGTCAGGAAATCGGTCAAATGCGGGATCCGGCTTGCCGCCAATAACGGTTGTATCCGTAATTGCCCGATGTTTTTGGGGCACCGGGTATTTGATTCCCACGCGCAGGAAAGCGCCCGCCCGGCAAAGGCGTTTGATTATTACCGGGTCATCTGTTTAACCCGGCGTTTAGAGAGACCCGAGCTGTATATTCGTTCGGATTGGATCAGGCCGGAAGATACCAGGGTGTACGAAGATTACGGGATCAATTGCCTGCAGTTGACTGGAGATGGCCTGCCCGAGCGGATGCTGAAGATCATCGCCGCATACCTGGCCGGTTCATATAATGGTAATTTAATGGATCTTCTGCAAAATTGCCCGCAAAACGCGGCGCCCGGCTGCTTATCCGCTCCGGCGCAGGTGTATATTGAGAATAATAAATTAAACTCCTTTTTGCGCGATATGCCCGGAGATTGCGAAGCGCGTTCCTGCGAGTCCTGCTCTTATTGCAAAAAAGCCGCCGAACAGTCAGTAACTATTCCCGGGCGATACCGAGATGAAACCTTGAGAATCGCGGGGAGATCATCAATGAGTTGTCTATTAAAGGAATATCCTGATCAATGCGCATAATTACAGCAGTTTATCAATGAAGGTCTTTTTCGTAAATCCGCTTGCCGGCACAGGCCGCGGGCATGCCCATTTCCTGCGTGACTGGTGCGGCGGCGAATCCCCGACATCGGTAATTTATCCTCCTTTGGAAATCGCTTCTACCGCGGCGTTATTGCGTCAAAACGGGATACAGGTCTCGCTGCTTGACGCCAACGCGCTGCATCTGGATAACTCCGTTGTTTTACGCCTGATCCAGGCGGAGCAGCCGGATTTTTTGGGGTTTCCGTCCGCCTGGGGAAGCATAAAATACGATCTCGATCTTGCGCGGATGGTTAAAAACGCCCTGCCGCAGGTGCGGATCGTCATCTGGGGGCCTAACGTCAGCGTTATGCCCGATATCGCCCTGGATCCGGGAAATGTGGATTACGTTATACTGGGCGAACCGGAATTCACGTTCCTGAATCTGCTCAAAGGCGATCTTTCTGAAAATCTGGCGTATTCAAAAGACGGTAAGCTTGCGCTATGCAAACGAAGCCTGCGCATGGATCTTGACGCGCTCCCTTTCGCGGCCAGGGAGTTGCTGCCGAATGCCCGGTACCGTTCTGTTTTAGTAAAGAATAATCCGTTCACCCTGATGATGACATCCCGGGGATGTCCGTATCATTGTGAGTTCTGCCAGGCGCAGATATGGTTTCAGGATAAACTTCGTTTCCGCTCAACTTCCAATATTATCGAGGAAATAAGGCGGATCGTGGAAATTCACCATATCCCGCAGATAATTTTCCGCGACCTTACGCTTACCGTGAACAGAAAACATATAATGTCCATTTGCGGACAGATCATAAAGCATAACCTGCGTTTTTCCTGGAGGTGTTTCTCGTGCGTTGATACGGTCGACAAAGAACTTCTGGATATGATGCATAAGGCCGGTTGTAACCAGATATCGTACGGAATAGAAAGCGGGTCGCAGGCGGTTCTGGACCAAAGCGGCAAAGGCATTACCCTGGAACAATCCCGGGAAGCGGTCCGCTTAACCAAGAATGCCGGGATCGAGGCATGTTGCAATTTTATGCTCGGTATGCGCGGCGATACAAAGCAGACTATCCAACAGACGATTGATTTTGCTCTTGAGCTTGATCCGGATCTCGCGCAGTTCCAGGTTGCGGTGCCTGTGTATGCGACCGAATTCTATGATGCCTGTTTCGGGGCAAAAAGACTGTTGTCAGCGCAGGCCCTGAGATGGTACAATACGGAATTAGTTAATCCTGGCTTTACCTGCGGATTCCTCAATGGCCGATTACGCGCCGCTTATACACGATTTTATTTCAGGCTGCCGGTTATTGCCCGGCATGTTCGACGCAGCGTATGTAACGGAAATGCCCGGGAGGCTTTCAGTACGCTGGTTGGTTTATTAAAAGGTCTTTTAACCCCGCATAAACGATAAATGCCGCATTTAAAAAAGATCCTGCTGGTCCGTCCACCAAGGTATTTATGGCCTGTTGTCAATGAATCCGACAATTATATGATGCCCTTAGGCCTGGCTTGCCTGGCTTCGATGATCCAGAGGAATATGCCGGAAGTCGAGGTCAAGATCATTGACTGTCCGCCGCTGAAGATCGGCTGGAAGAGCCTGGCGGATATACTCAGGCGCGAGGCCCCGGATGTGGTCGGAGCCGGAGAAGAGGCCTTGTATCATCATGAGGCGGTAAGGCTTTTTACCCTGGCGAAA
It encodes the following:
- a CDS encoding U32 family peptidase — protein: MSLKLAVPHNWQPDLLDALDLGEVDEFYGKLESDILGGGRASNSCPKATRKAVKQGIDRIHKSGRTFNYLFNGTCAGNQETSRQFIREFAKQLQWLRDLQVDSVTVSLPFIFEFIKKNFPGIKLSVSANAYVDNEEKARFWEGLGADRITLDAFTLNRDFKRIAKIRKAVKCRLQVIANNGCLCECPFAACHGLAAAHASEKGHISKGFLVDFYKLMCVYTRVKEPARYLRCDWIRPEDVHLYEGLGIDSLKLVTRGLPTGILAKIVHAYSRRRYQGNLLDLVFSHPKQVNYNKFSLLYVLKYFFHPLRINIFKLKQFKAMADGLKDLVYIDNRKLDGFLLSLQDKDCHKTPCAECGWCAQKARETVRVDLSRAEAALKIVENIREEFLSGSMFSYSARPSGGEK
- a CDS encoding U32 family peptidase produces the protein MEYSVPVYWNGDYIRSLLAVDRQHRIKEAYGIPAGREGCLSILPLSRQGIRFNCLLDALCMDNLEFASRGQRKITALLDSFVEAGAGAVTVANPYLAMLIKKRYPGLSIVVSAAANINTPARANFWESLGVDAITLPGPVWNHDLAALNTVRKSVKCGIRLAANNGCIRNCPMFLGHRVFDSHAQESARPAKAFDYYRVICLTRRLERPELYIRSDWIRPEDTRVYEDYGINCLQLTGDGLPERMLKIIAAYLAGSYNGNLMDLLQNCPQNAAPGCLSAPAQVYIENNKLNSFLRDMPGDCEARSCESCSYCKKAAEQSVTIPGRYRDETLRIAGRSSMSCLLKEYPDQCA
- a CDS encoding B12-binding domain-containing radical SAM protein, producing MKVFFVNPLAGTGRGHAHFLRDWCGGESPTSVIYPPLEIASTAALLRQNGIQVSLLDANALHLDNSVVLRLIQAEQPDFLGFPSAWGSIKYDLDLARMVKNALPQVRIVIWGPNVSVMPDIALDPGNVDYVILGEPEFTFLNLLKGDLSENLAYSKDGKLALCKRSLRMDLDALPFAARELLPNARYRSVLVKNNPFTLMMTSRGCPYHCEFCQAQIWFQDKLRFRSTSNIIEEIRRIVEIHHIPQIIFRDLTLTVNRKHIMSICGQIIKHNLRFSWRCFSCVDTVDKELLDMMHKAGCNQISYGIESGSQAVLDQSGKGITLEQSREAVRLTKNAGIEACCNFMLGMRGDTKQTIQQTIDFALELDPDLAQFQVAVPVYATEFYDACFGAKRLLSAQALRWYNTELVNPGFTCGFLNGRLRAAYTRFYFRLPVIARHVRRSVCNGNAREAFSTLVGLLKGLLTPHKR